A section of the Heliangelus exortis chromosome 27, bHelExo1.hap1, whole genome shotgun sequence genome encodes:
- the ADAR gene encoding double-stranded RNA-specific adenosine deaminase — protein sequence MSRGIRRGRGSDPTRSGRNRPVATRGFFHPSQGSNQESFLHQQLGSQWDSPLPQGPSSSCPAVGWQQGSRAGGHRFSSCQNQNPWGKNPLPGYCPPRYHPPEDWERGSDPIGLNFQRLFLAGQEQEEEILRIFRQLGEGNSCTVHDLVRKLRTRKKEVNRVLYKLCQEGKLQKSGGTPPLWMIASPRGRERSPSEGERSWGGSEDSDPTMAETKEKICNYLFSVAETTALNLAKNIGFSRAKDVNAFLSALEKLGDVHRENTTPPLWSLTGRKRERMQMRLKANAALRAAEAAPGVSPPPLPPPPPPPPAQEVTMASAEASEESLANGQEVLGQLGQSNGSATGGVALPEDTKPPQFSSLSHYDNSPNGDWATDDIPDNLNTITKQPDQSEAIMSSQSSPSYATQFETGFPCTPMEKLMACQEKNPVSGLTEYSQFTYQHCEFAMLEQSGPSHEPRFKFQAKINGRPFPPAEAGSKKLAKQEAAANAMRVLMSEAENGLQAGIKCEETFPSYSSEPELPSQSEPPPAPAQLSLLPGKHPISVLMEYGQKSGNAIEFQLVSQEGPPHDPRFSYCVKMGDQIFPAVVGNSKKGAKQMAAEVAVKILSGESVPHVLPEQPVVKPLGDQAMQSCGPWLPTPDESKVGKTKGAGELIKYLSVNPVSGLLEYARSNGFAAEFKLIDQSGPPHDPKFVYQAKVGGRWFPAITAHSKKQGKQEAADAALRVLVRETEHVEGMKIPELPVSGSTFHDQLAMLSHQRFNSLTARIQHSLLGRKILAAIVMQKGKEGLGVVVSIGTGNRCVKGEELSLKGETVNDCHAEIISRRGFVRFLYSELLKYDPSNPSSAEDSIFEPAGGNRLKIKSTVTFHLYVSTAPCGDGALFDKSCSDQASVVGQTQHQPLFENPKQGKLRTKVENGEGTIPVESSDIMPTWDGIQHGERLRTMSCSDKILRWNVLGLQGALLSHFMEPVYLSSVTLGYLYSQGHLTRAICCRVARERDVLQAKLQAPYHINHPEVGRVSVYDSARQTGKTKESSVNWCLADESEVEVLDGTKGKVDGPKLEVSRVSKRKMFALFQQLCAKSNRGDLQNLSVYSDAKVAATGYQEAKQSFFSALEELGYGSWIQKPQEEENFSLPDA from the exons ATGAGCAGAGGGATCCGGAGGGGAAGAGGCTCGGATCCGACCCGCTCCGGACGGAACCGCCCCGTGGCCACTCGAGGTTTTTTTCACCCCTCGCAAGGAAGTAATCAGGAAAGTTTTTTACACCAGCAACTGGGATCCCAGTGGGATTCTCCTTTGCCCCAAGGaccctcctccagctgcccagcagtgggatggcagcagggcagcagagcaggggggcaTAGGTTCTCCTCCTGCCAGAACCAGAACCCCTGGGGGAAAAACCCACTGCCAGGGTATTGCCCACCTCGGTACCATCCTCCAGAAGATTGGGAAAGAGGTTCTGACCCCATCGGGTTGAATTTCCAGAGGTTGTTTCTCGCTGGgcaagagcaggaggaggaaatccTGAGGATTTTCAGGCAGTTGGGGGAAGGGAACTCGTGCACGGTTCATGATCTTGTCCGGAAGCTTCGAACCCGCAAGAAGGAGGTCAACAGGGTTCTGTACAAGCTCTGCCAAGAGGGCAAGCTGCAAAAAAGTGGGGGGACCCCACCCCTGTGGATGATCGCCAGccccagagggagagagaggagccCCAGtgagggggagaggagctgggggggctcAGAAGACTCCGACCCCACCATGGCCGAGACCAAGGAGAAAATCTGCAATTATTTGTTCAGCGTGGCGGAAACCACGGCCCTCAACCTGGCTAAAAACATCGGGTTTTCCAGGGCCAAGGATGTCAACGCCTTTCTGAGCGCCCTGGAAAAGCTGGGGGATGTCCACAGGGAAAACACAACCCCCCCACTCTGGTCCCTGACGGGCAGAAAACGGGAGAGGATGCAGATGAGGCTGAAGGCCAACGCGGCGCTGCGGGCGGCAGAGGCTGCTCCTGGGGtttcacctcctcctcttcctcctcctcctcctcctcctcctgcccaggagGTGACCATGGCTTCAGCAGAAGCTTCAGAAGAAAGCCTGGCAAACGGGCAGGAGGTTTTGgggcagctggggcagagcaaTGGCAGCGCCACGGGGGGGGTGGCCTTGCCCGAGGACACCAAACCCCCCCAGTTCTCCAGTTTGAGTCACTATGACAACTCCCCAAACGGGGACTGGGCCACGGATGACATCCCAGACAACCTCAACACCATCACCAAGCAGCCCGACCAGTCAGAGGCCATCATGAGCTCCCAGTCTTCCCCCAGTTACGCCACCCAGTTTGAAACAGGTTTCCCCTGCACGCCCATGGAGAAGCTGATGGCTTGTCAGGAGAAGAACCCTGTGAGTGGCCTCACTGAGTATTCCCAGTTCACCTACCAGCACTGTGAGTTTGCCATGCTGGAGCAGAGTGGGCCCTCTCATGAGCCACG ATTCAAGTTCCAGGCAAAGATTAATGGGCGACCATTCCCACCAGCAGAAGCAGGGAGCAAAAAACTGGCaaagcaggaagcagcagccaaTGCCATGAGGGTCCTGATGAGCGAAGCTGAGAATGGACTCCAGGCTGGGATTAAATGTGAAGAGACATTTCCCTCCTACAGCTCTGAACCAGAGCTG ccttcccaGTCAGAGCCACCACCTGCACCCGCTCAGCTCAGCCTTCTCCCTGGGAAGCACCCAATCAGTGTGCTGATGGAGTATGGCCAAAAATCAGGGAATGCCATAGAATTCCAGCTGGTCTCTCAGGAAGGCCCACCTCATGATCCAAG GTTCAGCTACTGTGTGAAAATGGGTGACCAAATTTTCCCTGCTGTGGTAGGAAACAGCAAGAAGGGAGCAAAGCAAATGGCAGCAGAAGTTGCTGTGAAGATCCTTTCTGGAGAGTCTGTACCTCATGTCTTGCCTGAACAG CCTGTGGTGAAGCCCCTCGGGGACCAGGCCATGCAGAGCTGTGGACCGTGGCTTCCCACTCCAGATGAATCCAAGGTGGGGAAAACCAAGGGTGCCGGGGAGCTCATCAAATACCTGAGCGTCAACCCCGTCAGTGGTCTGCTGGAATACGCCCGCTCCAATGGCTTTGCTGCAGAGTTCAAACTCATTGACCAGTCAGGACCACCCCACGACCCCAA gtTTGTCTATCAGGCAAAGGTTGGAGGCCGTTGGTTCCCTGCTATAACTGCACACAGCAAGaagcagggcaagcaggaggcGGCCGACGCGGCGCTCAGGGTGCTGGTCAGGGAGACAGAGCACGTGGAAGGGATGAAGATCCCTGAG CTCCCTGTCAGTGGCAGCACCTTCCACGATCAGCTGGCAATGCTGAGCCACCAGCGCTTCAACAGCCTGACCGCACGCatccagcacagcctcctgggcAGGAAGATCCTGGCAGCCATTGTCatgcagaagggaaaagagggcCTGGGAGTGGTGGTCAGCATTGGGACAG gcAATCGTTGTGTGAAAGGAGAAGAGCTGAGCTTGAAGGGGGAGACAGTGAATGACTGCCATGCAGAAATCATTTCTCGAAGGGGTTTTGTGAG gttcCTCTACAGTGAGCTGCTGAAGTATGACCCTTCTAACCCTTCCTCTGCAGAGGACAGCATTTTTGAGCCAGCAGGAGGGAACAGACTCAAAATAAAGAGCACTGTTACCTTTCACCTCTACGTCAG CACAGCACCTTGTGGAGATGGGGCACTCTTTGATAAATCCTGCAGTGATCAGGCCAGCGTGGTGGGGCAAACCCAGCATCAGCCTCTCTTTGAGAACCCGAAACAAGGCAAGCTGAGGACCAAGGTGGAAAATG GGGAAGGGACCATCCCTGTGGAGTCAAGTGACATCATGCCCACCTGGGATGGGATCCAGCACGGGGAGCGGCTGCGCACCATGTCCTGCAGTGACAAAATCTTACGTTGGAATGTCCTGGGCTTGCAAGGGGCTTTGCTCTCCCACTTCATGGAACCTGTTTATCTCAGCTCTGTGACACTGG GTTACTTGTACAGCCAGGGCCATTTGACACGAGCCATCTGCTGTCGCGTGGCCAGAGAGAGGGACGTGCTGCAGGCAAAGCTCCAGGCTCCCTATCACATCAACCACCCCGAG GTGGGGAGAGTCAGCGTTTACGACTCTGCGAGGCAGACAGGGAAGACAAAGGAGTCCTCAGTGAACTGGTGTCTTGCTGATGAGAGCGAAGTGGAAGTCTTGGATGGCACAAAAGGGAAAGTAGATGG CCCCAAGCTGGAGGTGTCTCGTGTGtccaagaggaaaatgtttgcCCTGTTCCAGCAGTTATGTGCCAAAAGCAACCGTGGGGACCTGCAGAACCTCTCAGTCTACTCAGATGCCAAGGTGGCAGCCACAGGCTACCAAGAAGCCAAGCAGAGCTTCTTCAGtgccctggaggagctgggctaTGGCAGCTGGATCCAAAAACCCCAAGAGGAagagaatttctccctccctgatGCATAA